A section of the Candidatus Peregrinibacteria bacterium genome encodes:
- the ispE gene encoding 4-(cytidine 5'-diphospho)-2-C-methyl-D-erythritol kinase, with product MSSIFVKAPAKVNLYLDIIGKDPIDNYHLVSTIIARVPSLCDEITIEPMDGHFQIVVEIDPDSKYSAPEGEDNICFKAANLLKQEAIESGVFMDLEKKLTAIKIILKKNIPVRAGCGGGSSDAAAVIKALNKLWDFNFPPKKLKNIASKISMDSAFFIEGSQFAYCTHFGEIIEPLESEIKLNIEIIDTKIEVETAWAYENIDLEKCRQNKDKARVIVGALINDDRETVLANLHNDFEYLIFEKYPELYKQVLERCNQTDDTSNKKIILCGSGGCIAVISVLETN from the coding sequence ATGAGTAGTATATTTGTGAAGGCGCCCGCGAAGGTGAATTTGTATCTGGATATTATTGGTAAAGATCCAATCGATAATTATCATTTGGTGTCTACGATAATCGCGCGGGTGCCAAGCTTGTGTGATGAAATCACAATAGAGCCTATGGATGGGCATTTTCAGATTGTGGTTGAAATTGATCCTGATTCAAAATATTCAGCCCCGGAAGGTGAAGATAATATCTGTTTCAAAGCCGCGAATTTGCTAAAGCAAGAAGCCATTGAATCCGGGGTTTTTATGGATCTTGAAAAAAAACTGACAGCGATAAAAATAATTCTCAAAAAAAACATACCGGTTAGAGCTGGTTGTGGCGGCGGCTCGAGCGACGCCGCCGCCGTCATAAAGGCGCTAAACAAACTGTGGGATTTTAATTTTCCTCCAAAAAAACTCAAAAATATCGCTTCCAAAATCAGCATGGATAGTGCGTTTTTTATAGAAGGTAGTCAATTTGCATACTGCACACATTTCGGTGAAATCATCGAACCACTCGAAAGTGAAATCAAACTCAATATCGAAATTATCGATACCAAAATTGAAGTCGAAACCGCCTGGGCATACGAGAACATCGACCTTGAAAAATGCCGTCAAAACAAAGATAAAGCACGCGTCATCGTTGGAGCCCTCATCAATGATGACCGCGAAACCGTACTTGCAAACCTACATAACGACTTCGAGTATTTGATTTTTGAAAAATACCCGGAGTTATACAAACAAGTGCTGGAGCGGTGCAATCAAACTGACGACACATCAAATAAAAAAATAATCCTCTGCGGAAGTGGTGGCTGTATTGCAGTAATATCGGTTCTTGAAACAAATTAG
- a CDS encoding bifunctional 2-C-methyl-D-erythritol 4-phosphate cytidylyltransferase IspD/2-C-methyl-D-erythritol 2,4-cyclodiphosphate synthase IspF, translating to MNVFALILGGGVSERFGSDKLACKLGNESVIERTHRIFHESEIFGDVFTVTISGNSMPFAKFVKPGGSRFESMQAGVKEILKNVEEEEYGDTFVMIHNAANPGVTVEEIQACLDGAIKVGACGVAHKVKDTIRRKSLGSETFEVLNREDLYAMQTPQCIRLDILLKGIELFQEIQAKNRRPSGTLFGKQAGALAMTDDLQLLDLINRNPEEKAAYTLIEASKTNFKITTEEDLGKMRAGIGLGNACAREQRVGVGQDSHEFAEDGILTLGGLQFSDFPKLSANSDGDIILHALFNAISSALGESSLGQTADKMCENGIKDSREYLKVILEKMQSAGYSIGNLSIALICKKPKIDAIENDLKKSIIEILKPYYKKNPNITIGLTATSGEGIDLFGKGIQCTCFVNLI from the coding sequence ATGAATGTTTTTGCACTTATTTTAGGGGGTGGAGTGAGTGAGCGATTTGGCTCGGATAAGCTTGCGTGCAAGCTTGGAAATGAGTCTGTGATTGAGCGAACTCATAGGATATTTCATGAAAGTGAAATATTCGGAGATGTTTTCACCGTCACTATTAGTGGTAATAGTATGCCTTTTGCGAAATTTGTCAAGCCTGGAGGGAGTAGGTTCGAATCTATGCAGGCCGGAGTCAAAGAAATTTTAAAAAATGTAGAGGAGGAGGAATATGGGGATACGTTTGTGATGATACATAATGCTGCCAATCCCGGAGTAACGGTCGAGGAAATTCAGGCTTGCTTAGACGGAGCAATAAAAGTTGGAGCATGTGGGGTTGCTCACAAAGTTAAAGATACAATTAGAAGAAAAAGCCTAGGTAGCGAGACATTTGAAGTTTTAAATCGTGAGGATTTGTATGCGATGCAGACACCTCAGTGTATTCGACTGGATATACTTTTAAAGGGAATTGAGCTGTTTCAAGAAATACAGGCAAAAAATCGTCGCCCTTCGGGCACCTTATTTGGCAAGCAAGCTGGCGCGCTTGCCATGACTGACGACCTGCAATTGCTGGATTTGATTAATCGAAATCCTGAAGAAAAAGCCGCCTATACATTGATCGAGGCAAGTAAGACAAATTTTAAAATTACAACAGAAGAGGACTTGGGGAAAATGCGCGCGGGGATTGGACTGGGAAATGCTTGTGCTCGTGAGCAACGAGTTGGTGTTGGGCAAGATTCACATGAATTTGCAGAAGACGGCATCCTAACTCTTGGCGGATTACAATTTTCAGACTTTCCAAAACTCAGTGCAAATTCAGATGGGGACATCATATTACATGCGCTATTTAATGCTATCTCAAGCGCGCTCGGGGAAAGTTCGCTCGGACAAACTGCTGATAAAATGTGTGAAAATGGAATCAAAGATAGTCGAGAATATTTGAAAGTTATTTTGGAAAAAATGCAAAGTGCAGGCTACTCTATTGGAAATTTGAGCATCGCATTAATCTGCAAAAAACCAAAAATTGATGCGATAGAAAATGATTTGAAAAAAAGCATAATTGAGATTTTAAAACCATACTACAAAAAAAATCCCAATATAACAATAGGCCTCACTGCAACTTCCGGCGAAGGCATAGATTTATTTGGAAAAGGTATACAATGCACATGCTTTGTGAATCTTATATAA